A single genomic interval of Megalobrama amblycephala isolate DHTTF-2021 linkage group LG15, ASM1881202v1, whole genome shotgun sequence harbors:
- the LOC125247054 gene encoding protein NLRC3-like yields MASIKKLLHDTLDDLKRDDLKRFKSYLKEDGPFGAGKLEKAGVTDIVDIMMERFGAEEAVKITLNILRKMNQNQLAEELQNNYTEVQKSSEAAEKHMRKQDDFWLQEFMKSHKMNMKEKVEHIFECKKENEAHLKDVFTELFITEGDLKEVNQEHEIIQIDEDIKPRKSQDRPIKCNDVFRLNKKKKKIVLTKGIAGIGKTVSVHKFILDWAEGNANHDIDCVFLLPFRRINCIKDGEISLHEFLQIFDPELEDLETSNICKIYKRNLVFIFDGLDESRLTLYFDSGMVTSVEERSSVDELFTSLVNGTLLPSAHVWVTSRPAAANQIPPEYVGLFTEVRGFTDQQKEEYFRKRIKDETQASRMISHIKKSRSLYIMCYIPVFCWITATVLQDIPIENNAENINTTLTEMYIHFLLIQMNMKSQKHDRKTERDCPKLLDSNKRMILKLAKLAFEQLKKENIVFYEEDLRACGIDVSEEDFESTGMLTEIFQQEAGLHEMKVFCFVHLSVQEFLAAVYVFLCYLNKNMDELQFFTEETENELESSFEETQREVRPKRWFPFQFARLHKTNKNKNVSVINKPDKNIALHDLLKMAVEKAMQSQKGHLDLFLRFLMGISLESNQKLLRGLFTHTEDSKDSVTEITKHIKEI; encoded by the exons atggcatctataaaaaaGCTGCTTCATGATACTCTAGATGACCTGAAACGAGACGATCTAAAGAGATTTAAGAGTTACTTGAAAGAAGATGGACCCTTTGGAGCTGGTAAACTGGAGAAGGCTGGTGTCACTGATATAGTGGATATAATGATGGAGCGTTTTGGAGCAGAAGAAGCTGTGAAGATCACACTGAACATCCTGAGGAAGATGAACCAGAACCAGCTGGCTGAAGAGTTACAGAACAACTACACTGAAG TCCAGAAATCATCAGAAGCAGCTGAGAAACACATGAGAAAACAAG ATGATTTCTGGCTGCAGGAATTCATGAAATCTCACAAAATGAACATGAAGGAGAAAGTAGAACACATTTTTGAGTGTAAAAAGGAAAATGAAGCACATCTCAAGGATGTTTTCACAGAACTCTTCATTACTGAGGGGGATCTTAAAGAAGTCAATCAAGAACATGAGATTATACAGATTGATGAAGACATTAAACCTCGTAAATCACAGGACAGACCAATCAAATGCAATGATGTATTTAGACTgaacaaaaagaagaaaaagattgTTCTGACCAAAGGCATCGCTGGCATTGGAAAAACGGTCTCAGTGCACAAGTTCATTCTGGACTGGGCAGAAGGAAACGCCAATCACGATATAGATTGTGTTTTCCTGCTTCCATTCCGAAGGATTAACTGCATTAAAGATGGAGAGATCAGTCTGCATGAGTTTCTACAGATATTTGATCCAGAACTGGAGGACCTGGAAACATCAAACATATGTAAGATATATAAACGTAATCTTGTGTTTATCTTTGATGGACTGGATGAGAGTCGACTGACTTTGTATTTTGACAGTGGAATGGTGACGAGTGTTGAGGAGCGATCATCTGTAGATGAACTGTTCACAAGTCTGGTCAATGGGACTCTGCTTCCATCAGCTCACGTCTGGGTGACATCACGACctgcagcagccaatcagatccctCCTGAGTATGTAGGATTGTTCACAGAGGTGCGAGGATTCACTGACCAGCAGAAGGAGGAGTATTTCAGAAAGAGAATCAAAGATGAGACTCAGGCCTCCAGAATGATCTCACACATTAAGAAATCTCGTAGTCTCTACATCATGTGTTACATTCCTGTGTTCTGTTGGATCACAGCCACTGTTCTTCAGGACATTCCTATTGAGAACAATGCAGAGAACATCAACACGACACTCACTGAAATGTACATCCACTTCCTGCTGATACAGATGAACATGAAGAGCCAGAAAcatgacagaaaaacagaaagagaTTGTCCCAAGCTCTTAGATTCCAATAAAAGAATGATTTTGAAGTTAGCTAAGCTAGCGTTTGAACAGCTGAAGAAGGAAAACATTGTGTTCTATGAGGAAGATCTGAGAGCATGTGGTATTGATGTGAGTGAAGAAGACTTTGAGTCCACAGGAATGCTCACTGAGATCTTTCAGCAAGAAGCTGGACTTCATGAGATGAAGGTCTTCTGCTTCGTTCATCTGAGTGTTCAAGAGTTCCTCGCTGCAGTGTATGTGTTCCTCTGCTACCTGAACAAGAACATGGACGAGCTGCAGTTTTTCACTGAAGAAACAGAAAATGAGCTGGAAAGTTCCTTTGAAGAAACACAAAGAGAGGTCAGGCCTAAACGTTGGTTTCCTTTTCAGTTTGCAAGGCTGCACAAAACCAACAAGAATAAGAATGTGTCTGTCATCAACAAGCCAGACAAAAATATTGCTTTACATGATTTACTAAAGATGGCTGTTGAGAAAGCAATGCAAAGTCAGAAAGGACATTTAGACCTATTTTTACGGTTTCTGATGGGCATTTCACTGGAGTCCAATCAGAAACTACTCAGAGGCTTGTTCACACACACTGAAGACAGCAAAGACAGTGTCACAGAAATAACCAAACACATTAaagaaatatag